The following are encoded in a window of Amaranthus tricolor cultivar Red isolate AtriRed21 chromosome 2, ASM2621246v1, whole genome shotgun sequence genomic DNA:
- the LOC130806526 gene encoding thymidylate kinase isoform X1: protein MLGSLPHLKSQLLCFRQFSIAKRPSIYCSNQKFQQSFSISASKMEIDESKKIEISNSNSSPNTRGALVVLEGLDRSGKTSQSCELLSHLQSVGFSTELWRFPDRNTAVGKMISAYLSNQSHLDDHTIHLLFSANRWEKRALMEDKLKAGTTLIVDRYSYSGVAFSSAKGLNIDWCKAPEFGLLAPDIVLYLDISPERAAERGGYGDERYERLDFQKKVREKYQALQDTSWKIVDACLPIEEVQKQLREHVLDCVRTCQSGKPLSRLWLD, encoded by the exons ATGCTCGGATCTTTGCCACATTTGAAGTCTCAATTACT TTGTTTCAGACAGTTTTCAATAGCAAAACGGCCATCAATTTATTGCAGCAATCAGAAATTTCAACAAAGTTTTTCAATATCTGCTTCAAAAATGGAAATCGATGAATCCAAGAAAATTGAAATTTCTAATTCAAATTCTAGCCCTAATACACGAGGTGCTTTGGTGGTATTAGAAGGGTTAGATCGAAGTGGGAAAACTTCTCAGTCTTGTGAGCTTCTGTCCCATTTGCAGAGTGTTGGATTTTCTACAGAATTGTGGCGGTTTCCTGATCGAAATACTGCGGTTGGAAAAATGATTTCGGCTTATCTTTCTAATCAATCTCATTTGGATGATCATACAATTCATCTCCTTTTTAGTGCTAATCGATGGGAGAAAAG AGCATTGATGGAAGATAAGTTGAAAGCTGGAACCACTCTCATTGTCGATCGTTATTCCTACTCTGGTGTGGCTTTCTCATCAGCCAAAGGCCTTAATATTGATTGGTGTAAG GCTCCAGAGTTCGGATTGTTAGCTCCAGACATTGTCTTGTACCTCGATATATCACCCGAG AGAGCTGCAGAAAGAGGAGGTTATGGAGATGAAAGATACGAGCGTCTTGATTTTCAGAAAAAGGTCAGAGAGAAATATCAGGCTCTTCAAGACACCTCGTGGAAG ATTGTTGATGCTTGTTTGCCAATTGAAGAAGTCCAGAAGCAGCTTAGAGAACATGTGCTCGACTGTGTCAGGACATGCCAAAGCGGAAAGCCTCTTTCTCGACTCTGGTTAGATTAA
- the LOC130806526 gene encoding thymidylate kinase isoform X2: MLGSLPHLKSQLLQFSIAKRPSIYCSNQKFQQSFSISASKMEIDESKKIEISNSNSSPNTRGALVVLEGLDRSGKTSQSCELLSHLQSVGFSTELWRFPDRNTAVGKMISAYLSNQSHLDDHTIHLLFSANRWEKRALMEDKLKAGTTLIVDRYSYSGVAFSSAKGLNIDWCKAPEFGLLAPDIVLYLDISPERAAERGGYGDERYERLDFQKKVREKYQALQDTSWKIVDACLPIEEVQKQLREHVLDCVRTCQSGKPLSRLWLD, from the exons ATGCTCGGATCTTTGCCACATTTGAAGTCTCAATTACT ACAGTTTTCAATAGCAAAACGGCCATCAATTTATTGCAGCAATCAGAAATTTCAACAAAGTTTTTCAATATCTGCTTCAAAAATGGAAATCGATGAATCCAAGAAAATTGAAATTTCTAATTCAAATTCTAGCCCTAATACACGAGGTGCTTTGGTGGTATTAGAAGGGTTAGATCGAAGTGGGAAAACTTCTCAGTCTTGTGAGCTTCTGTCCCATTTGCAGAGTGTTGGATTTTCTACAGAATTGTGGCGGTTTCCTGATCGAAATACTGCGGTTGGAAAAATGATTTCGGCTTATCTTTCTAATCAATCTCATTTGGATGATCATACAATTCATCTCCTTTTTAGTGCTAATCGATGGGAGAAAAG AGCATTGATGGAAGATAAGTTGAAAGCTGGAACCACTCTCATTGTCGATCGTTATTCCTACTCTGGTGTGGCTTTCTCATCAGCCAAAGGCCTTAATATTGATTGGTGTAAG GCTCCAGAGTTCGGATTGTTAGCTCCAGACATTGTCTTGTACCTCGATATATCACCCGAG AGAGCTGCAGAAAGAGGAGGTTATGGAGATGAAAGATACGAGCGTCTTGATTTTCAGAAAAAGGTCAGAGAGAAATATCAGGCTCTTCAAGACACCTCGTGGAAG ATTGTTGATGCTTGTTTGCCAATTGAAGAAGTCCAGAAGCAGCTTAGAGAACATGTGCTCGACTGTGTCAGGACATGCCAAAGCGGAAAGCCTCTTTCTCGACTCTGGTTAGATTAA
- the LOC130806523 gene encoding disease resistance RPP13-like protein 4, with the protein MVDAVVSVFMERLMKIIEKEGNVLLGYKAEFKKIQTELVFMQSFIKDAERLKRKNETLKVTLADLRELVYEAEDILADCQLLSYSSGKLLDVTKKVPAKYYIGNRLLDIKEKITSIKDKIVSYLTPISQSIQGTVQEEELPRWSSPVYDHTQVVGLEGDTRKLKDWLSQADSNGIMSVGIVGMGGLGKTTVAQTVFNDKEVEILFEKRIWLSVSQKFTEEQIMRSMLRNLGDANIGDDRGDLLKRIHQYLLGKRFLIVLDDVWSEDTKWWRRIYEGLPKEKGSCIVVTTRIEKVARQMLVKEARIHRPKVLGEGHSWLLFCNVAFAESNGRCTSNELECIGKEIVSKCRGLPLAIKAVGGMMLCKNPYYHEWRRIADHFRDELAVNDNSVMASLQCSYDELPSYLKLCFLSLSIYPEDCEISKDQLVRWWIGEGFVPQRNSRLATEASEDCFSGLNNRCLVEVVEWDYNGKIATCKVHDMVRDQVINIAEENSFAGSSTAHYRHQGLTSDAKEKPIITSKKTRALISTPKSGEVNKIPSTIGYKFCDFKYLRVLDLSKSIFQVSLAHLLGKIGSLKHLTCFNLSNTHPLTQVPQTLEKLSNLQILDLSYCQSLKSLPPFVMTFENLVVFDVSHCGSLEFLPKGLGRLSNLEVMLGFKPAREGVEGSRISDLRSLSRLRILELHLTRADEIDDDDETNALTGLKEMQILTINCFNSFESDKLVSKLEKISPPLQLHELSLKFYPGKISPKWLNPTSLPVLSYLSICGGNLAWLNQSFWGNGETSWEIKGMKLDSLSHLSVDWGQIQGVMPKLRTVNACWSPELVSFPIEGVAFRGGVWKEDRNN; encoded by the exons ATGGTGGATGCAGTAGTCAGTGTATTTATGGAAAGACTTATGAAAATCATTGAAAAGGAAGGCAATGTTCTTCTTGGATACAAGGCTGAGTTTAAAAAGATACAAACTGAACTCGTATTCATGCAAAGCTTCATTAAGGACGCGGAGAGGCTCAAACGAAAAAACGAGACTTTGAAAGTTACTCTGGCAGATTTACGAGAGTTAGTCTATGAGGCCGAGGACATACTTGCAGATTGCCAATTACTGTCATATAGTTCGGGAAAACTTCTTGATGTCACTAAGAAGGTTCCGGCCAAGTACTATATTGGGAATCGACTTTTGGACATCAAGGAAAAAATCACTAGTATTAAAGATAAGATTGTATCTTACCTTACCCCTATTTCTCAATCTATTCAAGGCACTGTGCAAGAAGAGGAACTACCTAGATGGAGTTCTCCCGTCTATGACCATACCCAAGTTGTTGGACTAGAAGGCGATACAAGAAAGCTCAAAGATTGGTTGTCTCAAGCTGATAGCAACGGGATTATGTCTGTCGGGATTGTAG GTATGGGTGGATTAGGAAAGACTACGGTTGCGCAAACAGTTTTCAACGATAAAGAAGTCGAAATCCTTTTCGAGAAGAGAATTTGGCTATCGGTGTCGCAAAAGTTCACCGAAGAGCAGATAATGAGGAGTATGTTGAGAAATCTCGGAGATGCCAACATTGGGGATGATCGAGGTGACTTACTAAAGAGGATACACCAATACCTTTTAGGCAAGAGGTTTTTGATTGTGTTGGATGATGTGTGGAGCGAGGATACGAAATGGTGGCGGAGAATTTACGAAGGGCtaccaaaagaaaaagggaGTTGTATTGTTGTGACTACTCGAATCGAGAAAGTTGCGAGACAAATGCTAGTAAAGGAAGCACGAATTCATCGACCTAAAGTCCTTGGTGAAGGTCATAGTTGGTTGCTTTTTTGTAATGTGGCTTTTGCCGAAAGTAATGGTCGTTGTACGTCAAATGAACTTGAATGTATCGGAAAAGAGATTGTTTCTAAGTGTAGAGGTCTTCCGTTGGCGATCAAGGCGGTTGGAGGAATGATGCTATGCAAAAACCCGTATTATCACGAGTGGAGGCGAATTGCTGATCATTTTCGGGATGAATTAGCTGTTAACGACAACTCGGTCATGGCATCCCTTCAGTGTAGCTACGATGAGCTACCATCATATTTGAAGTTGTGCTTCCTCTCCCTTTCGATTTATCCCGAGGATTGTGAGATAAGTAAAGACCAATTGGTCCGATGGTGGATTGGGGAGGGTTTTGTGCCTCAGAGGAATAGTAGGCTAGCAACCGAAGCTAGCGAGGATTGTTTCTCCGGTTTGAACAATAGATGCTTAGTTGAGGTGGTTGAATGGGACTACAACGGAAAGATAGCAACATGTAAAGTTCATGATATGGTTCGAGATCAGGTAATCAACATCGCGGAGGAAAATTCTTTTGCGGGATCAAGCACCGCACATTATCGTCACCAGGGACTGACGTCCGATGCTAAAGAAAAGCCGATAATAACAAGCAAAAAAACGCGGGCATTAATATCCACTCCGAAAAGTGGTGAAGTGAACAAAATTCCTTCGACTATAGGGTAtaaattttgtgattttaagtACTTGCGAGTGTTGGATTTGTCGAAATCGATCTTTCAAGTGTCGCTTGCTCACCTACTCGGCAAAATTGGCTCCCTAAAACACTTGACGTGCTTCAATTTAAGCAACACTCATCCATTGACTCAAGTTCCTCAAACATTGGAGAAACTAAGTAACCTTCAAATATTGGATTTAAGTTACTGTCAGAGTCTGAAATCTCTTCCTCCTTTTGTGATGACATTCGAGAATCTAGTCGTATTTGACGTGAGCCATTGTGGGTCCCTCGAGTTTCTACCAAAAGGGTTGGGGAGGCTTTCAAATCTTGAAGTCATGTTGGGGTTCAAGCCAGCTCGGGAGGGTGTTGAAGGTTCTAGAATCTCCGATTTGCGAAGCTTAAGTCGACTCAGGATACTAGAACTGCACCTGACTCGAGCTGATGAAATCGACGATGATGATGAGACTAACGCCTTAACTGGCCTAAAAGAGATGCAGATTTTGACAATAAACTGTTTTAACAGCTTCGAGAGCGATAAACTCGTGTCTAAACTCGAGAAAATCAGTCCACCGTTACAGTTACACGAGCTGTCTCTTAAATTTTACCCGGGAAAAATCAGCCCGAAATGGCTTAACCCGACTTCATTGCCTGTGCTATCGTATCTTTCAATATGTGGAGGGAACCTAGCGTGGCtgaatcaaagtttttggggcAACGGTGAAACGTCTTGGGAAATCAAGGGCATGAAGTTGGATTCACTGTCTCATTTAAGTGTGGACTGGGGGCAAATTCAGGGTGTAATGCCAAAGTTACGGACAGTGAACGCTTGCTGGTCTCCAGAACTGGTGTCGTTCCCAATAGAGGGAGTCGCTTTTAGGGGTGGTGTGTGGAAGGAGGATCGGAATAATTAA
- the LOC130806528 gene encoding BTB/POZ domain-containing protein At5g47800-like isoform X2, which translates to MANQCDLQVHINGQQTFFLNQSHPTISLEERSRLCRCLNYEKLSLEAYKDLAKNPRVPPRLAVQALASQKHTNYDNDKAIEFYDKSSHKSNNSNNNNNDKHIFTYEQTTRTQHHHQYQDHED; encoded by the exons ATGGCAAACCAATGTGATCTCCAAGTTCATATCAATGGTCAACAAACATTCTTTCTTAATCAG TCTCACCCAACAATCTCATTAGAAGAAAGATCAAGGCTATGTAGATGTCTAAACTATGAAAAACTATCCCTAGAAGCATACAAAGACCTTGCAAAAAACCCAAGAGTCCCTCCAAGGCTAGCTGTTCAAGCACTTGCCTCTCAAAAACATACAAATTATGACAATGACAAAGCAATTGAATTTTACGACAAAAGTTCTCATAAAAGtaacaacagcaacaacaataacaatgacaaaCATATTTTTACATATGAACAAACGACAAGaactcaacatcatcatcaatatcaaGATCACGAAGATTGA
- the LOC130806528 gene encoding BTB/POZ domain-containing protein At3g19850-like isoform X1 — protein sequence MVNKHSFLIRSLSWIMKLVSGFGLSKFCRDGLERLIGSMLDHAKLDDLLVSNSEGINNVRCVYDVNLVIRLMRVYVLCESVSLERLKKVGWLIDQYLAEISPDQNLKIFKFIGVAQSLSDSSRDCFDGAYRAIDIYLEVNFFYLLNSLVPI from the exons ATGGTCAACAAACATTCTTTCTTAATCAG ATCATTATCTTGGATAATGAAACTTGTTTCAGGGTTTGGATTGAGCAAATTTTGTAGAGATGGGTTGGAAAGATTGATTGGAAGTATGCTTGATCATGCAAAATTGGATGATTTATTAGTTTCAAATAGTGAAGGGATTAATAATGTTAGATGTGTTTATGATGTTAATCTTGTTATAAGATTAATGAGGGTTTATGTACTTTGTGAAAGTGTGTCATTAGAAAGATTAAAGAAAGTTGGTTGGTTGATTGATCAATATTTAGCAGAGATTTCTCCTGATCAAAACCTTAAGATCTTTAAGTTTATTGGTGTTGCTCAAAGTTTGTCTGATTCTTCAAGGGATTGTTTTGATGGAGCCTATAGAGCCATTGATATCTACCTTGAGGTGAATTTCTTTTACCTATTGAACTCACTCGTCCCGATATAA
- the LOC130806565 gene encoding transcription initiation factor TFIID subunit 15 isoform X1, with product MASYLGKSAPTNGCIYVCNLPEGTDINMMAEFFGTIGLIKKDKRTGQPKIWLYRDKVTNEPKGDATITYEDPHAAAAAVEWFNNKEFHGNIIGVFIAESKNKDDTVDAGVPVDFGGRNESAVDLNGGGGRGRGRGDASGKAWQQDGDWMCPNTSCSNVNFAFRGVCNRCGTARPAGISSGAGGGGRGRGRGAADATGPGRAPAGPTGLFGPNDWPCPMCGNINWAKRNKCNVCNTNKPGQNEGGVRGGRAGGYKELDEEELEETKRRRREAAEDDGELYDEFGYLKKKFRAKTQQAETGKPLSGSGRAGWERELGVADRARERSRDRGRSYDDRETRSRDRDSRDQRRSRSRERDRGREYRDRDYDYDRDRNRDYSR from the exons ATGGCGAGCTACTTAGGCAAATCTGCACCAACTAATGGGTGCATCTATGTTTGTAACCTACCTGAAGGGACTGATATTAACATGATGGCAGAATTCTTTGGCACCATTGGATTGATTAAG AAAGATAAAAGAACCGGTCAACCAAAGATATGGTTATATCGTGATAAAGTTACCAACGAACCAAAGGGTGATGCCACTATAACTTATGAGGATCCACATGCTGCAGCAGCTGCTGTTGAATGGTTCAACAATAAGGAATTTCACGGGAATATAATTGGCGTTTTCATAGCCGAGTCCAAAAACAAGGATGATACAGTGGATGCAGGTGTACCTGTTGATTTTGGCGGTCGTAATGAAAGTGCTGTGGACTTAAATGGGGGTGGTGGAAGAGGTAGAGGGAGGGGTGATGCTTCTGGAAAAGCATGGCAACAGGATGGTGATTGGATGTGTCCAAATACAAG TTGTTCCAATGTCAACTTTGCTTTTCGTGGTGTTTGCAACCGATGTGGAACAGCCAGGCCAGCTGGTATCTCTTCTGGCGCAGGCGGTGGTGGTAGAGGTAGGGGTCGTGGAGCTGCTGATGCTACTGGCCCTGGACGAGCTCCGGCTGGTCCAACTGGACTGTTTGGTCCAAATGATTGGCCCTGCCCCAT GTGTGGTAACATCAACTGGGCAAAACGTAACAAGTGCAATGTTTGCAACACTAATAAACCTGGTCAGAATGAGGGAGGTGTAAG GGGAGGGCGTGCTGGGGGCTATAAGGAACTTGATGAGGAAGAGCTAGAGGAGACAAAGAGGCGTCGACGTGAAGCTGCAGAA GATGATGGGGAGCTGTATGATGAGTTTGGTTATCTCAAGAagaaatttcgtgcaaaaacacaGCAAGCTGAGACAGGGAAGCCGCTTTCTGGATCAGGACGTGCAGGGTGGGAAAGAGAACTAG GTGTAGCTGATAGAGCTCGAGAGCGAAGCAGGGATAGAGGGAGAAGTTATGATGACAGAGAGACGAGGAGTCGAGACCGTGATAGTAGGGATCAACGCCGGAGCAGAAGCAGGGAGAGAGATAGGGGAAGGGAGTATCGAGATAGAGATTACGATTATGACAGAGATCGAAATCGAGATTACAGCAGATAA
- the LOC130806565 gene encoding transcription initiation factor TFIID subunit 15 isoform X2, whose amino-acid sequence MASYLGKSAPTNGCIYVCNLPEGTDINMMAEFFGTIGLIKKDKRTGQPKIWLYRDKVTNEPKGDATITYEDPHAAAAAVEWFNNKEFHGNIIGVFIAESKNKDDTVDAGVPVDFGGRNESAVDLNGGGGRGRGRGDASGKAWQQDGDWMCPNTSCSNVNFAFRGVCNRCGTARPAGISSGAGGGGRGRGRGAADATGPGRAPAGPTGLFGPNDWPCPMCGNINWAKRNKCNVCNTNKPGQNEGGVRGGRAGGYKELDEEELEETKRRRREAAEDDGELYDEFGYLKKKFRAKTQQAETGKPLSGSGRAGWERELADRARERSRDRGRSYDDRETRSRDRDSRDQRRSRSRERDRGREYRDRDYDYDRDRNRDYSR is encoded by the exons ATGGCGAGCTACTTAGGCAAATCTGCACCAACTAATGGGTGCATCTATGTTTGTAACCTACCTGAAGGGACTGATATTAACATGATGGCAGAATTCTTTGGCACCATTGGATTGATTAAG AAAGATAAAAGAACCGGTCAACCAAAGATATGGTTATATCGTGATAAAGTTACCAACGAACCAAAGGGTGATGCCACTATAACTTATGAGGATCCACATGCTGCAGCAGCTGCTGTTGAATGGTTCAACAATAAGGAATTTCACGGGAATATAATTGGCGTTTTCATAGCCGAGTCCAAAAACAAGGATGATACAGTGGATGCAGGTGTACCTGTTGATTTTGGCGGTCGTAATGAAAGTGCTGTGGACTTAAATGGGGGTGGTGGAAGAGGTAGAGGGAGGGGTGATGCTTCTGGAAAAGCATGGCAACAGGATGGTGATTGGATGTGTCCAAATACAAG TTGTTCCAATGTCAACTTTGCTTTTCGTGGTGTTTGCAACCGATGTGGAACAGCCAGGCCAGCTGGTATCTCTTCTGGCGCAGGCGGTGGTGGTAGAGGTAGGGGTCGTGGAGCTGCTGATGCTACTGGCCCTGGACGAGCTCCGGCTGGTCCAACTGGACTGTTTGGTCCAAATGATTGGCCCTGCCCCAT GTGTGGTAACATCAACTGGGCAAAACGTAACAAGTGCAATGTTTGCAACACTAATAAACCTGGTCAGAATGAGGGAGGTGTAAG GGGAGGGCGTGCTGGGGGCTATAAGGAACTTGATGAGGAAGAGCTAGAGGAGACAAAGAGGCGTCGACGTGAAGCTGCAGAA GATGATGGGGAGCTGTATGATGAGTTTGGTTATCTCAAGAagaaatttcgtgcaaaaacacaGCAAGCTGAGACAGGGAAGCCGCTTTCTGGATCAGGACGTGCAGGGTGGGAAAGAGAACTAG CTGATAGAGCTCGAGAGCGAAGCAGGGATAGAGGGAGAAGTTATGATGACAGAGAGACGAGGAGTCGAGACCGTGATAGTAGGGATCAACGCCGGAGCAGAAGCAGGGAGAGAGATAGGGGAAGGGAGTATCGAGATAGAGATTACGATTATGACAGAGATCGAAATCGAGATTACAGCAGATAA
- the LOC130806731 gene encoding NADH dehydrogenase [ubiquinone] 1 beta subcomplex subunit 2-like has product MAGGHGGHGTTYKGMTIHTPKRWHSVTGKGMCALMWFWVLYRAKQDGPVVLGLRHPWDGHDDHGHDGH; this is encoded by the exons ATGGCAGGTGGGCATGGCGGTCATGGAACAACTTACAAGGGAATGACTATTCACACTCCTAAACGATGGCATTCCGTCACGGGAAAGGGAATGTGTGCTCTTAtgtg GTTCTGGGTTCTTTACAGAGCTAAACAAGACGGTCCAGTTGTATTG GGTTTGAGGCATCCTTGGGATGGGCATGATGATCATGGACATGATGGGCATTAG